One window from the genome of Ancylothrix sp. D3o encodes:
- a CDS encoding TIGR00725 family protein: protein MRKIVIGIMGPGAGATETNLQNAHQLGELIAQQNWVLLTGGRNSGVMEAASQGAKKANGFVIGILPTTDPNSVSPAVDIAIFTDMGNARNNINILSSDVVVACGMGAGTASEVGLALKANKNVILLNTGEESKLFFQSLSKDYVFLANSPQDVIHLIHKIITNESF from the coding sequence ATGCGAAAAATTGTTATTGGTATCATGGGCCCCGGTGCCGGTGCCACCGAAACAAACCTCCAAAACGCTCACCAACTCGGTGAATTAATCGCTCAACAAAATTGGGTTTTACTCACCGGCGGCAGAAATTCTGGGGTCATGGAAGCAGCCAGTCAAGGTGCAAAAAAAGCTAACGGTTTCGTCATTGGTATCCTCCCCACAACCGATCCTAATTCTGTTTCCCCAGCCGTTGATATTGCCATTTTTACCGATATGGGAAACGCCCGCAACAATATTAATATTCTTTCCTCTGATGTCGTCGTTGCTTGCGGTATGGGTGCCGGTACTGCTTCAGAAGTCGGGCTTGCCCTCAAAGCCAATAAAAATGTTATCCTCTTAAATACTGGGGAAGAATCTAAACTTTTTTTTCAATCTCTCTCAAAAGATTATGTTTTTTTGGCCAATTCTCCCCAAGATGTTATCCACCTCATCCACAAAATTATCACAAATGAAAGTTTCTAA
- the wecB gene encoding non-hydrolyzing UDP-N-acetylglucosamine 2-epimerase: MKNSRISVCITLGTRPEAIKLAPVIQQFKQNSLFETRVILTGQHREMVDQVMQLFNLTADRDLAIMLPRQTLTDITSRSLQGLEEVFKENKPHLVIVQGDTTTAFAAGLAAFYQQIPVGHVEAGLRTDDLFNPYPEEANRRLISQITQLHFAPTSLAVENLKRSGVTGAIHQTGNTVIDALLAVAKQQPICDIPGLNWNQYRVLLATVHRRENWGEPLQEIAAGFLQILEQFPDTALLLPLHRNPTVREPLQQILGNHPRVFLTEPLDYAQLVGAMQKCYLLLTDSGGLQEEAPALGKPVLVLRETTERPEAIEAGTAKLVGTDAKTIANFAFELLGNQKAYQQMATAVNPFGDGHAAERILKIVQDYFS, translated from the coding sequence ATGAAAAATTCTCGAATTTCTGTCTGCATTACTTTGGGAACTCGACCAGAAGCAATTAAACTGGCACCAGTTATCCAACAATTCAAACAAAATTCCCTGTTTGAAACTCGTGTAATTTTAACCGGCCAACATCGAGAAATGGTAGACCAGGTTATGCAGCTTTTTAACCTCACGGCTGACCGAGATTTGGCAATTATGTTACCCCGGCAAACTCTCACGGATATTACTTCTCGCAGTTTACAAGGTTTAGAAGAAGTTTTTAAAGAAAATAAGCCCCATTTAGTTATTGTTCAAGGCGATACAACTACTGCTTTTGCTGCCGGTTTAGCAGCATTTTACCAACAAATTCCGGTGGGTCATGTTGAGGCCGGTTTGCGAACCGATGATTTATTTAATCCCTACCCAGAAGAAGCCAACCGCCGCTTAATTTCTCAAATTACTCAATTACATTTTGCCCCCACTTCTTTAGCTGTAGAAAATTTAAAACGTTCTGGTGTCACCGGCGCCATTCACCAAACCGGCAACACTGTTATTGATGCCTTACTTGCGGTTGCCAAACAACAACCGATTTGTGATATTCCGGGGTTAAATTGGAATCAATATCGCGTTCTTTTAGCAACGGTTCATAGGCGCGAAAATTGGGGAGAACCGCTACAAGAAATAGCGGCGGGTTTCCTACAAATTCTCGAACAGTTTCCCGACACTGCCTTATTATTACCACTTCATAGAAACCCGACTGTTAGAGAACCCTTGCAGCAAATTTTAGGCAATCATCCGCGAGTGTTTTTAACGGAACCTTTAGATTATGCTCAATTAGTCGGTGCTATGCAAAAATGTTATTTATTATTAACAGATTCCGGCGGATTACAAGAAGAAGCACCGGCATTAGGTAAACCTGTTTTAGTATTAAGAGAAACTACAGAAAGACCAGAAGCAATTGAGGCCGGTACTGCAAAATTAGTGGGAACTGATGCTAAAACAATAGCTAATTTTGCCTTTGAACTTTTAGGCAATCAAAAAGCCTATCAACAAATGGCAACAGCCGTTAACCCTTTTGGAGACGGTCATGCAGCAGAACGTATCCTTAAAATCGTGCAGGATTACTTTAGTTAA
- a CDS encoding type IV pilus twitching motility protein PilT has product MTQSNRPPVPPPPGRPPMPPPPGRPPMPPPGIPVTGTPAQRQSGQTITMPATPPPPTAPPAPAPAPAPAPAPAPAAKASPPPAAFPELTPPGVAPKSEYEGLINPALKFSDVPPIKGLKAPDPQPQVRGPGPSPGQPRLRDLVWTANELGVSDIHVGVNEAPRFRKRGDVTPTEWPVTDLETFMSWLREILTDEEIRRFQDTLDFDAVADYGFVRIRINLFDSLAGPSMVLRLIGAQILTMEQLKLPPVFKDVCHYHKGLLLVTGPTGSGKSTTMAAMIDYINKSMAKHVITIEDPVEFVHISRKCLIKHREVGRHTLEFKNALKGALRQDPDLMLVGEIRDQETMNIALKAASTGHLVAGTLHTNSAVKTIERILGMFPPSEQGPLRVAIAESLICIIAQGLCKTTDGKRAAFHDILINTEAIKEYIIKGNMDEIVAVMLKAEFDGMTTMNKELYKLYSEGRITEETALEMSPTPNEMAQFLRGRI; this is encoded by the coding sequence ATGACACAATCTAACCGCCCGCCTGTTCCACCGCCACCCGGACGTCCCCCTATGCCACCGCCACCCGGACGTCCCCCTATGCCACCCCCAGGCATTCCCGTAACAGGAACACCGGCCCAACGGCAAAGCGGACAAACAATAACAATGCCGGCCACCCCACCCCCTCCAACCGCACCACCGGCCCCAGCCCCAGCACCAGCCCCAGCACCGGCCCCAGCCCCAGCCGCCAAAGCGTCCCCACCCCCAGCAGCCTTCCCAGAACTAACACCACCAGGGGTAGCACCAAAATCAGAATACGAGGGTTTAATTAACCCAGCGCTGAAATTCTCTGATGTACCCCCGATCAAAGGCTTAAAAGCACCTGACCCACAACCCCAAGTCAGAGGGCCAGGGCCAAGCCCCGGACAACCACGACTAAGAGATTTGGTATGGACAGCCAACGAATTAGGGGTTTCTGACATTCACGTTGGAGTAAATGAAGCACCGCGTTTCCGCAAACGAGGAGATGTCACACCCACCGAGTGGCCGGTCACGGATCTCGAAACCTTTATGAGTTGGCTGCGGGAAATTTTAACCGATGAGGAAATTCGCCGCTTCCAAGACACCTTAGACTTTGATGCAGTGGCCGATTATGGATTTGTGCGAATTCGGATTAACTTGTTTGATTCCTTGGCCGGCCCCTCAATGGTTTTGCGTTTGATTGGTGCTCAAATCTTGACAATGGAGCAACTCAAACTGCCGCCGGTGTTTAAAGATGTCTGTCATTATCACAAAGGCTTGCTTTTGGTAACAGGGCCAACCGGTTCAGGGAAATCAACGACAATGGCGGCGATGATTGATTACATCAATAAATCGATGGCCAAGCACGTTATCACCATTGAAGACCCGGTGGAATTCGTGCATATTAGCCGCAAATGTTTGATTAAACACCGGGAAGTTGGCCGGCATACCCTCGAATTTAAAAACGCCCTCAAAGGCGCTCTCCGTCAAGACCCTGACTTGATGTTGGTGGGAGAAATCCGCGACCAAGAAACGATGAATATTGCTCTTAAAGCCGCCTCCACTGGTCACTTAGTGGCGGGAACCCTCCACACTAATAGTGCAGTTAAAACCATTGAGCGGATTTTGGGGATGTTCCCGCCTTCCGAACAAGGGCCCCTGCGGGTAGCTATTGCTGAATCGCTGATTTGTATTATTGCTCAAGGGTTGTGTAAAACTACCGACGGCAAACGGGCAGCCTTCCACGACATCTTAATTAATACCGAGGCCATCAAGGAATACATCATTAAAGGCAATATGGATGAAATTGTCGCGGTGATGCTCAAAGCAGAGTTTGATGGCATGACAACGATGAATAAAGAGCTTTATAAACTCTACAGTGAAGGCCGGATTACAGAGGAAACTGCTCTGGAAATGTCGCCAACACCAAACGAAATGGCTCAATTTCTCCGAGGCCGGATTTAA
- a CDS encoding diguanylate cyclase, whose product MNEEINTVNNKLEILDQIPVGACVLREDLSVVFWNKCLEEWTKISKNQIIGSNICEHYPHLNSPKYLSRLKQVFEGGPPTIFSSQLHKHIIPSTLPNEKLRIQHTTVTAIRRFNDSGFYALLIIEDVTDLTNRIQDYRKMRDRALAEIEERKQAEQDLYEKTKELEQRNFELTRLSQMSELLQACLTVEEAYTVVANAAESLFPNLSGGLFLLNQEKKIVEAVASWGNLLITKMVFPANQCWAVQRGKPMVIFNTEPCAVCSHFNKTSAQYCCIPLLAQGEILGMLYLVSHASGVLTQAKQLLALTVTEHISLSLANLKLRETLQNQSIRDPLTGLYNRRYMEEFLSQELLRAFRAKKPLSIIMLDVDNFKIFNDTFGHEAGDLVLQELGIFLKKNIRGSDIACRYGGEELTLILPDAPLEVARQRAEHLRQSVKHLNVKQRGQFLGSITLSLGVACFPEHGANSSAVLGSADAALYRAKKEGRDKVVVFSGTNTPIPPPGMLK is encoded by the coding sequence ATGAACGAGGAAATAAACACTGTTAACAATAAGTTAGAAATTCTCGATCAAATACCTGTAGGCGCTTGTGTTCTGCGGGAAGATTTGAGCGTGGTTTTTTGGAATAAATGTTTGGAAGAATGGACGAAAATCAGCAAAAACCAAATTATAGGAAGCAACATTTGTGAGCATTATCCTCACTTGAATTCGCCGAAATATTTGAGCCGGTTGAAACAAGTTTTTGAAGGAGGCCCGCCAACAATTTTTTCGTCTCAGCTTCATAAACACATTATTCCATCTACTTTACCCAATGAAAAATTACGCATTCAGCATACTACCGTAACAGCGATCCGCCGGTTCAACGACAGCGGTTTTTATGCCCTTTTAATCATCGAAGATGTAACGGATCTAACAAACCGCATTCAAGATTATCGCAAAATGCGAGACCGGGCTTTGGCAGAAATTGAGGAACGCAAGCAGGCAGAACAAGATTTATATGAAAAAACAAAAGAACTTGAACAACGCAATTTTGAACTAACTCGCCTAAGTCAAATGAGCGAATTATTACAAGCTTGTTTGACCGTTGAAGAAGCTTATACCGTCGTTGCCAATGCCGCAGAATCTTTGTTTCCCAACTTAAGCGGCGGCCTTTTTCTGCTCAATCAAGAGAAAAAAATAGTGGAAGCTGTAGCAAGTTGGGGCAATCTCTTAATAACCAAAATGGTATTTCCAGCTAATCAATGTTGGGCTGTGCAGCGAGGAAAACCAATGGTTATTTTTAATACTGAACCTTGTGCGGTTTGCAGCCATTTTAACAAAACTTCGGCCCAATATTGCTGCATTCCTTTACTCGCCCAGGGAGAAATTTTAGGAATGTTATATTTGGTTTCCCACGCATCAGGCGTTTTAACCCAAGCTAAACAATTACTCGCTTTAACTGTTACAGAGCATATTTCCTTATCTTTAGCAAACTTAAAACTTCGAGAAACTTTACAAAATCAAAGTATTCGTGATCCCCTGACTGGCTTGTATAACCGGCGTTATATGGAAGAATTTTTAAGCCAAGAACTTCTCCGCGCCTTTCGAGCCAAAAAACCCCTATCCATCATTATGCTCGATGTCGATAATTTCAAAATTTTTAACGATACTTTTGGCCACGAAGCCGGCGATTTAGTCCTGCAAGAATTAGGCATATTTCTGAAAAAAAATATCCGGGGTTCCGATATTGCCTGCCGGTATGGCGGTGAAGAATTAACCTTAATTTTGCCCGATGCGCCTTTGGAAGTGGCGAGGCAGCGAGCAGAACATTTGCGCCAAAGCGTTAAGCATTTGAATGTCAAACAACGCGGTCAATTTTTAGGTTCAATTACCCTTTCTTTAGGTGTCGCCTGTTTTCCAGAACACGGCGCAAATTCTTCTGCTGTCTTGGGTTCAGCCGATGCAGCCCTTTATCGGGCCAAAAAAGAAGGCCGAGATAAAGTTGTTGTTTTTTCTGGAACCAATACCCCAATCCCCCCCCCTGGGATGCTAAAATAA
- a CDS encoding 4-hydroxybenzoate solanesyltransferase, translated as MLRTQQPLQEPLLLTIIRLLRWDKPAGRLILMIPALWAVFLAGNGTPPAPLVTVIVLGSLATSAAGCVVNDLWDRDIDPQVERTRTRPLASKALSLQIGLAVALVAFICSGILALYLNPFTFWLCVAALPFIILYPLAKRVFPIPQLVLSLAWGFAVLISWSAVTDDIQPATWLLWTATVLWTLGFDTVYALSDREDDLKIGINSSAIFFGEYAPEAIALFFAGTVGALATLGGILHLQFPFWITLLISFILWTWQYTFLRQTNLPKPIYGKIFGQNVWIGFILLVGMILGILL; from the coding sequence ATGCTCAGAACACAACAACCTCTACAAGAACCCCTACTGCTCACCATTATCCGCCTGCTGAGATGGGACAAACCCGCCGGCCGGCTCATCCTAATGATACCCGCCCTCTGGGCCGTATTTCTGGCCGGTAACGGCACCCCACCGGCCCCCCTCGTTACCGTCATCGTCCTTGGCAGTTTAGCCACCAGCGCCGCCGGCTGCGTCGTCAACGACCTCTGGGATAGAGACATAGACCCCCAAGTAGAACGCACCCGCACCCGTCCCCTCGCCTCCAAAGCCCTCTCACTTCAAATTGGCCTTGCCGTCGCCCTCGTCGCCTTTATCTGTTCAGGTATTCTCGCCCTCTACCTCAACCCCTTTACCTTCTGGCTTTGCGTCGCCGCCCTCCCCTTCATTATTCTCTATCCCCTCGCCAAACGAGTCTTCCCTATCCCCCAACTCGTCCTCTCCCTCGCCTGGGGATTCGCCGTTTTGATAAGCTGGAGTGCCGTCACCGACGACATCCAACCGGCCACCTGGCTCCTCTGGACAGCCACCGTACTCTGGACACTCGGCTTTGACACAGTATATGCCCTCAGCGACCGCGAAGACGACCTCAAAATTGGCATCAACTCCAGCGCTATCTTTTTTGGCGAATACGCACCCGAAGCCATCGCCCTTTTCTTCGCCGGCACCGTCGGAGCCCTCGCCACTCTAGGCGGCATTTTACACCTACAATTCCCCTTCTGGATCACTCTACTTATTTCTTTCATTCTCTGGACTTGGCAATATACTTTCCTCCGTCAAACAAACCTCCCCAAACCTATCTACGGAAAAATATTCGGCCAGAATGTTTGGATCGGTTTTATTTTACTTGTGGGGATGATTTTAGGGATTCTTTTATAA
- a CDS encoding ferrochelatase, translating into MVATPEKLHTHSHAEATGNDRVAVLLMGYGEVESYEDFANYNEQALNLLTAKFAPVPTWIYPPLARLLAMFDRHEWGHTHHDFISPHNAIFEKQRAGIEHHLQHRWGNKVKVFKAFNFCAPFLPHQVLAEIKSEGFDKILIYPLLVVDSIFTSGIAVEQVNNALAKAEGEQHWVKGQRYIPSFYNEPAYIDLLARMVEEKVTADLADKYLPSQIGIVLMNHGCPHKAKGYTSGILESEALYERVRERLINKFPLISVGWLNHDTPLIEWTQPDAKQAANNLIYLGAKAIVMMPIGFATENHETLLDVEHIIEGLQRRYADVTYVQMPCVNERDDFLEMAAEWAHPQIEALVAEQALAVNLQLAGTHSHEKHSHDHGHQHHDHGGHHHHH; encoded by the coding sequence GTGGTTGCAACTCCTGAAAAATTACATACACATTCCCACGCAGAAGCAACCGGCAATGACCGCGTTGCTGTTTTGCTAATGGGCTATGGTGAGGTTGAATCCTACGAAGATTTCGCTAACTATAACGAACAAGCTTTAAATTTGCTGACCGCCAAATTTGCGCCGGTACCAACTTGGATTTATCCCCCTTTGGCGCGGCTTTTGGCAATGTTTGACCGGCACGAATGGGGACATACTCATCACGATTTTATTTCCCCCCATAATGCCATTTTTGAAAAACAACGGGCCGGTATTGAACATCACCTCCAACACCGCTGGGGAAACAAAGTTAAAGTCTTTAAAGCGTTTAACTTTTGCGCTCCGTTTTTGCCCCACCAAGTTTTAGCAGAAATTAAATCCGAAGGCTTTGACAAAATTCTGATTTATCCGCTGTTAGTAGTTGATTCCATTTTCACCAGCGGCATTGCTGTTGAACAAGTTAATAACGCCTTAGCTAAAGCAGAAGGTGAGCAACACTGGGTAAAAGGACAGCGCTATATTCCCTCATTTTATAATGAGCCGGCTTATATCGATTTGTTGGCTCGGATGGTGGAAGAAAAAGTTACGGCTGATTTGGCAGACAAATATCTACCTTCCCAAATTGGCATTGTTTTAATGAATCACGGTTGCCCCCACAAAGCCAAAGGTTATACCTCTGGAATTCTCGAAAGTGAGGCGCTTTATGAACGAGTCCGCGAACGATTAATTAACAAATTCCCTCTGATTTCTGTCGGTTGGTTAAACCATGATACGCCTTTGATTGAATGGACTCAACCCGATGCCAAACAAGCCGCCAACAACTTGATTTATTTGGGTGCAAAAGCGATAGTAATGATGCCTATTGGTTTTGCTACCGAAAATCACGAGACACTCTTGGATGTAGAGCATATTATTGAAGGGCTACAGCGTCGTTATGCCGATGTAACTTATGTGCAAATGCCTTGCGTGAATGAGCGGGATGATTTCTTGGAAATGGCCGCTGAATGGGCACATCCCCAGATAGAGGCGTTGGTTGCTGAACAAGCCCTTGCAGTTAATTTGCAATTGGCGGGCACTCACTCTCACGAAAAGCATTCCCATGATCACGGCCATCAGCATCACGATCATGGTGGACATCACCATCATCATTAA
- a CDS encoding Ppx/GppA phosphatase family protein produces the protein MVNSMALVDISDSSDKRDRIVAAIDLGTNSLHMVIVRIEPKLPAFTIISREKETVRLGDRDAATGDLKEAVMKRAITALRRFQEIAKSLNVEQIIAVATSAVREAPNGRDFLVEIEEQLGLAVSLISGQEEARRIYLGVLSGMAFNNQPHVIIDIGGGSTELILGDGQDPRFLNSSKVGAVRLTSEFVKTDPISNSEFQYLQAFIRGTLERPVDELRALLNVGEQGRLVGTSGTIETVANIIAREKTGAVPSPLTGYQLMLKDLRDLVNRLRRMTYAERLAIPGMNDRRSEIILAGALILQEAMGLLGVDSLTVCERSLREGVIVDWMLTHGLIEDRLRYQSSVRQRSVLKIAQKYEVFLDYADRIAMFAVSLFDQTKGILHNWGAEERELLWAAAILHDCGIHVSHSSHHKHSYYLIRNGELLGYTEREIDLIANFARYHRKSPPKKKHENFRTLPSKQSRLMVSQLSAILRLAVPLDRRQIGAVKAVKCEFKADTREFRLFLVPAFENDDCVLELWSLDLKKDVFEAEFNVRVVAKLEQRLGVPVR, from the coding sequence ATGGTTAATTCAATGGCGTTGGTGGATATATCTGATTCTTCGGACAAGCGTGACCGGATTGTTGCTGCGATTGATTTGGGGACGAATTCTCTGCACATGGTCATTGTGCGGATTGAACCAAAGTTGCCGGCTTTTACGATTATTTCTAGGGAAAAGGAAACGGTGCGTTTGGGGGATCGGGATGCGGCTACTGGGGATTTAAAAGAAGCGGTGATGAAACGGGCAATTACGGCGTTGCGCCGGTTTCAAGAAATTGCCAAAAGTTTGAATGTTGAACAGATTATTGCGGTGGCGACGTCGGCGGTGCGGGAAGCTCCAAATGGGCGTGATTTTTTGGTAGAAATTGAGGAGCAGTTGGGGTTAGCTGTTAGTTTGATTTCTGGTCAAGAAGAGGCGCGGCGGATTTATTTGGGTGTGCTATCTGGGATGGCTTTTAATAATCAGCCTCACGTTATTATTGATATTGGCGGAGGTTCGACGGAGTTAATTTTGGGAGATGGTCAAGATCCGCGTTTTTTAAATAGTTCTAAGGTGGGTGCGGTTCGCTTAACTTCTGAGTTTGTTAAAACAGATCCGATTAGTAATTCTGAGTTTCAATATTTGCAGGCGTTTATCAGGGGGACTCTGGAGAGGCCGGTGGATGAGTTGCGGGCTCTTTTGAATGTTGGTGAACAAGGGCGTTTAGTGGGAACTTCGGGAACAATTGAGACGGTTGCTAATATTATTGCGCGGGAAAAAACAGGGGCGGTTCCTAGTCCGCTGACCGGCTATCAATTGATGTTAAAAGATTTGCGAGATTTGGTAAACCGGCTCCGAAGAATGACTTATGCGGAACGGTTGGCTATTCCGGGGATGAATGACCGGCGCAGTGAGATTATTTTGGCCGGTGCGCTGATTTTGCAGGAGGCTATGGGACTGTTAGGGGTGGATTCTCTGACGGTTTGTGAGCGGTCTTTGCGTGAGGGTGTGATTGTTGATTGGATGCTGACTCATGGGTTAATTGAAGACCGGCTTCGTTATCAAAGTTCGGTGCGTCAGCGGAGTGTTTTAAAGATTGCTCAAAAGTATGAGGTGTTTTTGGATTATGCGGATCGAATTGCAATGTTTGCGGTGAGTTTGTTTGATCAAACAAAGGGGATTTTGCACAATTGGGGTGCTGAAGAAAGAGAGTTACTTTGGGCGGCTGCTATTTTACATGATTGTGGAATTCATGTTAGCCATTCTTCGCATCATAAACATTCGTATTATTTGATTCGGAATGGTGAACTTTTGGGTTATACGGAGAGGGAAATTGATTTGATTGCGAATTTTGCGCGGTATCATCGCAAAAGTCCGCCGAAAAAGAAGCATGAGAATTTTCGGACTTTGCCGAGTAAGCAATCTCGTTTGATGGTAAGTCAATTGAGTGCGATTTTGCGGTTGGCTGTGCCTTTGGATCGCCGGCAAATTGGAGCGGTGAAGGCGGTTAAATGCGAATTTAAGGCGGATACTAGAGAGTTTAGATTGTTTTTGGTGCCGGCTTTTGAGAATGATGATTGTGTGTTGGAGTTGTGGAGTTTGGATTTGAAGAAGGATGTTTTTGAGGCTGAGTTTAATGTGCGGGTTGTGGCGAAGTTGGAGCAGCGCTTGGGGGTGCCGGTGCGTTGA
- a CDS encoding thioredoxin-like domain-containing protein gives MEIKNRVRAPELPQNSPWLNTDRPLSLKELKGRIIILDFWTYCCINCLHILPDLKYLEQKYKENLTVIGVHSAKFENEKEIENIRQAILRYDIEHPVLVDNGFSVWQQYVVKAWPTLVLIDPEGYYLGSVAGEGNREALDDIISQIIAAYKDENILKKEELKLTLEKHQQPLTTPLAFPGKVLGTNEGLFIADTGHNRIVWTTKKGELLDIIGSGKAGLKDGNYLEAQFFAPQGMTYDEENSALYVADTENHAIRKIDLKTKTVETIAGTGTQSHNIKPHSGNTKEIQLNSPWDIELNKKCLYIAMAGPHQIWQMEIETGKIGTYSGTGAEYCVDGQLNEAAFAQPSGITSDGNELFIADSEISSIRGVGLGKNTLVRTICGSGELFGFGDKDGHGNDVLLQHCLGVDYAQNYLWIADTYNHKIKKIDHRTGLCKTMLGDGVAGFIDGVGTQTRFFEPSGLSAIGAHLYVADTNNHAIRHIDLNTLKVTTLEIPGLCTPDLCIPNNP, from the coding sequence ATGGAAATCAAAAACCGAGTTAGAGCCCCCGAACTCCCGCAAAACAGCCCTTGGTTAAACACAGACCGGCCCCTTAGCCTAAAAGAACTAAAAGGCCGCATAATTATCCTTGACTTTTGGACATATTGCTGTATAAACTGCCTACATATTTTACCAGACCTAAAATATCTCGAACAAAAATACAAAGAAAACCTAACAGTAATCGGAGTTCACTCCGCCAAATTTGAAAACGAAAAAGAAATAGAAAACATCCGGCAAGCCATATTACGCTACGACATAGAACACCCTGTTTTAGTAGATAACGGCTTTAGCGTGTGGCAACAATACGTCGTCAAAGCATGGCCGACCTTAGTATTAATTGATCCCGAAGGATATTATTTAGGAAGTGTAGCCGGAGAAGGAAACCGCGAAGCCTTAGACGACATCATTAGCCAAATAATCGCCGCTTACAAAGACGAAAACATCCTCAAAAAAGAAGAACTTAAACTAACCCTAGAAAAACACCAGCAACCGCTGACCACACCCTTAGCCTTTCCCGGTAAAGTATTAGGAACAAACGAAGGCTTATTTATCGCCGATACAGGACATAATCGAATTGTTTGGACAACAAAAAAAGGAGAATTGCTTGATATAATCGGTTCAGGAAAAGCCGGATTAAAAGATGGAAATTACCTAGAAGCCCAATTTTTTGCCCCTCAAGGAATGACCTATGACGAAGAAAATTCCGCCTTGTATGTAGCCGACACAGAAAATCATGCCATCAGGAAAATAGACCTCAAAACAAAAACCGTAGAAACCATCGCCGGCACCGGCACCCAAAGCCATAACATAAAACCCCACAGTGGCAACACCAAAGAAATACAATTAAACTCACCTTGGGACATAGAATTAAACAAAAAATGCCTATATATAGCAATGGCCGGCCCCCATCAAATATGGCAAATGGAAATAGAAACCGGCAAAATAGGAACCTACAGCGGCACCGGCGCAGAATATTGTGTTGACGGACAATTAAACGAAGCCGCCTTTGCCCAACCCAGCGGCATAACAAGCGACGGAAACGAACTCTTTATAGCAGATAGCGAAATCAGCAGCATCCGAGGAGTCGGACTAGGGAAAAACACCCTTGTCAGAACAATTTGCGGTAGTGGAGAATTATTTGGTTTTGGCGACAAAGACGGACACGGAAACGACGTCTTATTACAGCATTGTTTAGGCGTAGACTATGCCCAAAATTATCTCTGGATAGCAGATACTTATAACCACAAAATCAAAAAAATAGACCACAGAACCGGCCTATGCAAAACCATGTTAGGAGATGGAGTGGCCGGTTTTATCGATGGAGTTGGCACCCAAACCCGATTTTTTGAACCCAGCGGTTTAAGCGCCATTGGAGCTCATTTATATGTAGCAGACACCAACAACCACGCCATCCGGCACATCGATCTCAACACCTTGAAAGTAACAACCCTAGAAATACCGGGGTTGTGTACACCCGATCTCTGTATTCCCAACAACCCCTAA
- a CDS encoding circadian clock KaiB family protein: MPLQENLETSSAVYKGIALFTPAGDLVYCVDPSKQSRWHLHLCALLQELLGLPEPPHFLVPAYTATIDRWIDPYTGELKVSAEAFGPVIRHQALLNAVFGTGDLRWEMAYCSEECYSPLVLATYRSQFPQLWEEHELVMRFDQTRWHINSHIPGVPDMPKSPDHNSDADSASWREDAINQGYVLRLFVSGTSAATERTLERLHHLLEQTLTVPYTLKVIDVLKHPDQAEEDQVSATPTLLKVWPKPVRRIVGELDNVEDILRILSTLE, from the coding sequence TTGCCTTTACAAGAGAACCTCGAAACATCTTCTGCGGTGTATAAGGGGATTGCTTTATTTACTCCTGCTGGGGATCTGGTGTATTGCGTTGATCCCAGTAAACAAAGCCGGTGGCATTTACATTTGTGTGCTTTGTTGCAGGAATTGCTGGGATTGCCAGAACCTCCGCATTTTTTGGTGCCGGCCTACACTGCAACGATTGACCGCTGGATTGACCCGTACACCGGCGAACTTAAGGTTTCAGCGGAAGCTTTTGGGCCGGTGATACGCCATCAAGCTTTGCTGAATGCTGTTTTTGGTACCGGCGACTTAAGGTGGGAAATGGCTTATTGTTCGGAAGAGTGCTATAGTCCTCTGGTTTTGGCCACTTACCGCTCTCAGTTTCCCCAACTTTGGGAGGAACATGAATTAGTGATGCGGTTTGATCAAACAAGATGGCATATTAACTCTCATATTCCTGGGGTGCCAGATATGCCCAAATCACCTGATCACAACTCTGATGCTGATAGCGCTTCTTGGCGGGAGGACGCTATAAATCAAGGATATGTCTTGCGCTTGTTTGTTTCGGGTACTTCTGCTGCAACTGAGCGGACGCTGGAACGCTTGCATCATTTACTCGAACAAACGCTTACTGTTCCTTACACTCTCAAGGTTATTGATGTTTTGAAACACCCGGATCAAGCTGAGGAAGATCAGGTTTCTGCTACTCCTACTCTCCTCAAGGTTTGGCCTAAACCTGTCCGCCGTATTGTCGGGGAATTGGATAATGTTGAGGATATTTTACGCATCCTTAGCACTCTTGAATGA